In Nymphaea colorata isolate Beijing-Zhang1983 chromosome 3, ASM883128v2, whole genome shotgun sequence, a genomic segment contains:
- the LOC116251372 gene encoding serine hydroxymethyltransferase 4-like, giving the protein MDPVSGWGNSPLHQVDEEVFDLIEREKRRQSHGIELIASENFTSFAVIQALGSPLTNKYSEGMPGNRYYGGNEFIDELENLCRSRALQVFRLDPSSWGVNVQPYSGSPANFAAYTALLNPHDRIMGLDLPSGGHLTHGYYTSGGKKISATSIYFESLPYKVDSATGYIDYDKLEEKALDFRPKLIICGGSAYPRDWDYARFRVIADKCGALLLCDMAHISGLVAAQEAANPFEYCDIVTTTTHKSLRGPRSGMIFYRKGPKPPKKGQPEGAEYDFEEKINFAVFPSLQGGPHNHQIAALAVALKQAMEPGFKAYAKQVKANAVALGSYLVNKGYKLVTGGTENHLVLWDLRPLGLTGNKLEKLCDLCNITVNKNAVFGDSSALAPGGVRIGTPAMTSRGLVEKDFEQIAEFLHQAVSFSLKIQKEHGKLLKDFNKGLADNKDIDDLKTAVEKFAASFDMPGFQMSTMKYKD; this is encoded by the exons ATGGATCCGGTGAGCGGGTGGGGTAACTCTCCCCTGCACCAGGTTGACGAGGAGGTGTTCGACCTGATAGAGCGAGAGAAGCGGCGCCAGAGCCATGGCATCGAGCTCATTGCTTCCGAGAACTTCACCTCCTTCGCCGTCATCCAGGCGCTTGGCAGCCCACTCACCAACAAGTACTCAGAGGGCATGCCGGGCAACCGGTACTACGGCGGGAACGAGTTCATTGACGAGCTTGAGAACCTCTGCCGCTCCCGCGCCCTCCAGGTCTTCCGTTTAGACCCTTCCAGCTGGGGCGTCAACGTCCAGCCATATTCCGGTAGCCCGGCCAATTTCGCCGCATATACCGCCCTCCTCAACCCCCACGATCGGATCATGGGACTCGACCTCCCGTCCGGCGGCCATCTCACCCACGGCTACTACACCTCTGGAGGCAAGAAGATCTCTGCCACCTCCATCTACTTCGAGAGCCTACCCTATAAGGTCGATTCCGCCACGGGGTACATCGACTACGACAAGCTGGAGGAGAAAGCCTTGGACTTCCGGCCTAAGCTCATCATTTGCGGCGGAAGCGCGTACCCGAGGGATTGGGACTACGCCAGGTTCAGGGTTATTGCCGACAAGTGCGGCGCTCTGCTGCTATGTGATATGGCGCACATCAGCGGGCTTGTGGCAGCTCAG GAAGCTGCCAATCCATTTGAGTACTGTGATATTGTCACGACGACCACTCACAAAAGTCTTAGGGGTCCAAGATCTGGCATGATCTTCTACAGGAAAGGCCCCAAGCCTCCAAAGAAGGGCCAGCCAGAAGGGGCAGAGTATGACTTTGAAGAGAAGATCAATTTTGCCGTTTTCCCTTCTCTACAAGGAGGTCCTCATAATCATCAGATTGCTGCATTAGCCGTGGCTTTGAAGCAAGCAATGGAGCCCGGATTCAAGGCCTATGCCAAGCAGGTCAAGGCCAATGCAGTTGCTCTAGGTAGCTACTTAGTGAACAAAGGTTACAAGCTTGTCACCGGCGGCACCGAAAACCACCTAGTCTTGTGGGATCTCCGTCCCCTTGGACTGACTG GCAACAAATTGGAGAAGCTCTGTGATTTATGCAACATCACTGTTAATAAGAACGCTGTTTTCGGAGACAGTAGTGCTCTGGCTCCTGGAGGCGTTCGAATTG GTACTCCTGCAATGACCTCAAGGGGGTTGGTGGAGAAAGATTTTGAACAGATAGCAGAATTCCTTCACCAGGCTGTAAGCTTCTCATTGAAAATTCAAAAGGAGCACGGCAAGCTTCTGAAGGATTTCAACAAGGGTTTGGCGGATAACAAGGACATCGATGATCTCAAGACAGCAGTCGAGAAATTTGCTGCGTCCTTTGACATGCCTGGGTTTCAAATGTCTACAATGAAATATAAGGACTAG
- the LOC116251373 gene encoding protein RALF-like 22, translating to MAKARIKALSSFCSAILLLIHLPLTLGELRYGLSISEIWRDSGSLLEWTVQRPGCSGRSARDCLAEDESLMDTEVNRRMLQMQRQYISYRSLDRGAVPCTRPGASYYNCHPRPVYPKSRGCELMADCKSMERTSNGSKFNQTQAAYGTSISLV from the exons ATGGCCAAAGCCAGGATCAAGGCCCTGTCTTCCTTTTGCTCTGCCATACTTCTCTTGATTCATCTCCCATTGACGCTGGGAGAGCTTCGCTATGGACTCTCCATCTCTGAAATATGGAGGGACAGCGGTAGCCTGCTTGAGTGGACGGTGCAACGGCCTGGTTGCAGCGGAAGGTCTGCTAGAGACTGCCTGGCAGAGGATGAAAGTCTGATGGACACAGAGGTTAACAGAAGGATGCTTCAGATGCAGAGGCAGTACATAAGCTACAGGTCTCTTGACAGAGGCGCAGTCCCCTGCACAAGGCCGGGAGCTTCTTATTATAACTGCCATCCTCGTCCGGTTTATCCAAAATCCCGCGGCTGCGAGCTAATGGCCGATTGCAAAAG caTGGAAAGAACCAGTAACGGCTCTAAGTTCAACCAAACTCAAGCCGCCTATGGAACCAGTATTTCGCTTGTGTAA